From the Hyphomicrobiaceae bacterium genome, the window GTATTGGCCAATTGAGCCCCTGATAGTCGTAGCGGCCTCTATTGTGGGTTGGATGCAAATCAAGAAATTTAATGAACTTGCCGCCGCTTACACCGTGGCGGCTCACGAAATTGGATTAATTCGGCCAAAGGCTGATTCGGCGAATAATGATGCTGATTTCTCAGAATTTGTGAATGACGCAGAGAAAGCGTTCTCGCGAGAGCATACTCTTTGGATTGCCAGACAGTCGGATTAGGGAGATTGAATTGATGGATACTGCATATGTGATCTTTGACGGTGAAAATGATAAATGGGCATACGCCTACATAAACGGCTGGAAAGCCAATAAAAATATTGATTTTGATTATCAGAATGCGCATGATCTTGATACTATGACGGGTCGCGCACAAGATGAGCAGTACGTTAAGTCGAAGTTGCGTGAGCGCATGAAAAATTCTACCGCCGTTATCGTTTTGGTCGGCGAGAAAACGAAGAATCTCTACAAATATGTGCGGTGGGAATTAGAGCTTGCACTTGACCTCGGACTCCCAATTATCGCAGCCAATCTAAACAAAACGAATGGACAGGATAAGGATTTATGTCCTGCAATCATTCGTGACAAGGCTTGTGTGGTGCATATTCCCTATAAGCTGGATGCTCTTAAGCACGCAATGAGCAACTTTCCAAGATTCTATCGCCGATTGAGCCTGGCAGAGAAGCAGGCAAAAAGCGCTTATTCTTACAGGATGTACGATCAGACGAGTTGATAGGAAGACGACGGGTCACGGGCATTTGCTCCGCGACACCCGCTTGCCACCACGTTTAGCCGCGCCTGCGCCGGGGGGTTGCTCCGCCGCCTGCTTTCCCACCACTTTCGCGCTTTTGTTTGCGGCTTCCGACACGCCTCCGGCGCGCCGGCCGGAAGCCGCGCTTCAATACCCGCTTCCATCCTTCCGCGTGAACTGCCACTTGCCGTCTGGGTCGAGTGAGGCTTTGAGGTCGTCGTTGGGGTAGCTGCCCTCGTCGCCGGGCGTGCGGTCGCCGATCTCTAGATAGACGACGTCACGCGCCGTCCGGTTGACGAGATGATGGGCGATGCCTGCTGCTGGGAAGCCCGCGCACATCCCGGGTCCCATTTCGATCTCGCCGGTGTCGGTGACGAGCGTCGGCGTGCCTTCGAGAATATAGACGAACTCGTCCTGCTTGCTGTGGCGATGCAGCAGTGCGGACTCGCCGCCCGGCACAAGTCGCGTCAGGTTCACGCCGAAGTTCTTCAGTCCGAAGATGTCGCCGAGCGGGCGCTTCTCGCGCTTGCCCATGCGGCTGAAGAAGGGCTCGGGATAGTTCGACGGTTTGGTGCGAAGGGGCGCGTCCTCGGCTTTGATCGCAAGTGGCGGTGTGTCGGGCATTGCTACTCCGCAGCCTGCTTTTTGTTCCTCTTCGCTGCGGCGGGCGACTCTGCGTCTTTGTTGCGCTTCGGATGCCCACTCGCATCCGCGCTGTCGAGCCGGCCGGAAGGCGCTGAGA encodes:
- a CDS encoding cupin domain-containing protein, whose product is MPDTPPLAIKAEDAPLRTKPSNYPEPFFSRMGKREKRPLGDIFGLKNFGVNLTRLVPGGESALLHRHSKQDEFVYILEGTPTLVTDTGEIEMGPGMCAGFPAAGIAHHLVNRTARDVVYLEIGDRTPGDEGSYPNDDLKASLDPDGKWQFTRKDGSGY
- a CDS encoding TIR domain-containing protein gives rise to the protein MDTAYVIFDGENDKWAYAYINGWKANKNIDFDYQNAHDLDTMTGRAQDEQYVKSKLRERMKNSTAVIVLVGEKTKNLYKYVRWELELALDLGLPIIAANLNKTNGQDKDLCPAIIRDKACVVHIPYKLDALKHAMSNFPRFYRRLSLAEKQAKSAYSYRMYDQTS